From one Dyella sp. 2HG41-7 genomic stretch:
- the rph gene encoding ribonuclease PH, which translates to MTVSRPSGRAHDQMRNISIERHYTRHAEGSVLVAFGHTRVLCTASVEDRMPIWLRGKGEGWVTAEYGMLPRATSTRTQREATRGSQGGRTMEIQRLIGRSLRACVDRQALGERVITLDCDVLQADGGTRTAAITGAYVALVDAVNVLMKRENLRRNPIIGAVAAVSVGVYQGTPVLDLDYDEDSNCDTDMNVVMNDGGGIIEVQGTAEGHAFRRAEMDAMIDLAEKGIGELIGLQRAALESN; encoded by the coding sequence ATGACAGTGTCCCGCCCGAGCGGTCGTGCCCACGACCAAATGCGCAACATCTCTATCGAGCGCCACTACACCCGCCACGCGGAAGGCTCGGTGCTGGTCGCCTTCGGCCACACCCGCGTGCTGTGCACGGCCAGCGTCGAAGATCGCATGCCGATCTGGCTGCGCGGCAAAGGCGAAGGCTGGGTCACCGCCGAATACGGCATGCTCCCCCGCGCCACCTCCACGCGCACGCAGCGCGAAGCCACGCGCGGTAGCCAGGGTGGTCGCACCATGGAAATCCAGCGATTGATCGGCCGCAGCCTGCGCGCCTGCGTGGATCGCCAGGCGCTGGGCGAACGCGTCATCACGCTCGATTGCGATGTGCTGCAAGCGGACGGCGGCACCCGCACCGCCGCCATCACCGGCGCCTATGTGGCCTTGGTCGATGCGGTGAATGTATTGATGAAGCGCGAGAATCTCCGCCGCAACCCGATTATCGGCGCAGTGGCGGCGGTATCGGTCGGCGTCTACCAGGGCACGCCCGTGCTCGACCTGGATTACGACGAAGATTCCAACTGCGACACCGACATGAATGTGGTGATGAACGACGGCGGCGGCATCATCGAAGTGCAAGGCACCGCGGAAGGCCATGCGTTCCGTCGTGCTGAAATGGACGCGATGATCGATCTCGCCGAAAAAGGCATCGGCGAATTGATCGGCTTGCAACGCGCCGCTCTGGAATCGAACTGA